A single region of the Schizosaccharomyces osmophilus chromosome 3, complete sequence genome encodes:
- the swc3 gene encoding Swr1 complex subunit Swc3, whose product MSMDESIYSGNDEVVKEREESESLKLEAIVSSNFLLLPRASDAFNSSLEKGYHPRILFSALKKSRESVINGNLFERFSPRENHYLSGGILYPHHRSLGSATLCVGPLRFEDTRFTFVHYSNTDKEPFNAPNISYVNPQYNGLDYRPSLKRQASLMDTGVEDVDEKERDYEKDLLPPPQYRPPSPKKPEDYENTPGEPVEPLVTDESLQHLRIRAQQDPTIMNILKKIAKGLGTPEQCILLHNELIGPSTFPSPRRAKKPPRKRITLTLNQHDKDEFVNSLLNDRKTVRQHFDIVFQLKEAPEQQWILPRGSVLSHMFNTSTKTLDALKLLFHVYKPTQERSVTDIKTEIQIKDFSCTLRAAIESLVSGSHSERLLMEKHRRLSIPEPRYYVQYSERN is encoded by the exons ATGAGTATGGATGAGAGTATTTATTCAGGAAATGATGAAGTGGTGAAAGAACGCGAAGAATCAGAGTCTTTAAAGCTTGAAGCGATTGTGAGCTCAAATTTTTTACTACTCCCAAGAGCTAGTGATGCTTTTAATAGCTCTTTAGAAAAAGGCTATCATCCTAG GATACTCTTCAGTGCCCTCAAGAAAAGCCGGGAGTCAGTTATAAACggaaatctttttgaaaggTTCTCTCCTAGGGAAAACCATTACCTTTCCGGTGGTATTCTCTATCCTCATCACAGGTCTTTGGGATCTGCCACTTTATGCGTCGGTCCTCTTCGATTTGAAGATACCAGATTTACATTTGTACATTATTCTAATACTGATAAAGAACCCTTCAATGCCCCAAACATATCATATGTGAATCCTCAGTATAATGGTTTAGACTATAGACCAAGCCTTAAACGACAAGCTTCATTGATGGATACAGGAGTAGAGGATGTcgatgaaaaagagagagacTACGAGAAAGATTTACTACCACCTCCTCAATATAGACCCCCGTCCCCTAAGAAACCCGAAGATTATGAAAATACACCTGGAGAACCTGTCGAGCCTTTAGTTACTGATGAATCGCTGCAGCATCTACGAATCCGAGCTCAGCAAGACCCTACGATaatgaatattttgaaaaaaatagcaaaGGGGCTAGGGACTCCTGAACAGTGCATCCTTCTTCATAACGAGCTTATAGGACCTAGCACTTTTCCATCACCACGACGTGCCAAAAAACCACCTCGTAAACGCATAACTCTAACGCTAAATCAACATGACAAAGACGAGTTCGTAAACAGTCTTCTCAATGACAGAAAGACAGTTCGTCAGCATTTCGATATCGTTTTCCAACTCAAGGAAGCCCCTGAACAACAATGGATACTACCGCGCGGCTCTGTACTTTCGCATATGTTTAATACTTCTACGAAAACTTTGGATGCATTGAAGTTGCTTTTCCATGTATACAAGCCTACTCAAGAACGTTCTGTGACGGACATAAAAACCGAAATCCAAATCAAAGATTTTAGTTGCACACTACGAGCAGCGATTGAATCTTTGGTGAGCGGAAGTCATTCAGAACGTTTGTTAATGGAAAAGCACCGTCGACTTTCGATACCAGAACCAAGATATTATGTACAGTATTCTGAGCGTAATTAA